One stretch of Caloramator mitchellensis DNA includes these proteins:
- the rsmB gene encoding 16S rRNA (cytosine(967)-C(5))-methyltransferase RsmB has product MKDKARYIAVKVLCDIDEKKAYSNIKLNLYFKKYDLQPIDRAFATEIVYGTIRWKLKIDYLIQKFSKIPLNKIDIWALNSIRIAIYQIFFLDKVPHFAAVNESVELSKLKDKKLSGFVNGVLRSVLRNKEVFDKIEVKDEITKLSIEYSHPEWFIKHFMKQFNGDFLKDLMAANNGSPNLTIRVNTLKCTRDELVEKLNNRGIDVKYGILDDALIINEVFQLDKLEEFNKGLFFIQDISSMLVAHILNPRSGETILDMCAAPGGKTTHLAQFMKNKGKIYAFDIYEHKLQLINENAKRLGINIIEPLLKDASIFNEEYIEKFDKILLDAPCSGLGLIRKKPEIRWNINLSDILELTKIQQILLENASRYLRIGGEMTYSTCTISKEENEDIINSFLSRNSNFELCDITNSVPEKMKSCVYNTGMIRLFPNEFDTDGFFIAKLKRKW; this is encoded by the coding sequence ATGAAGGATAAAGCAAGATATATTGCTGTAAAGGTTCTTTGTGATATTGACGAGAAAAAAGCCTATTCAAATATTAAGCTTAATCTATATTTTAAAAAATATGATTTGCAACCAATAGATAGAGCCTTTGCAACTGAGATTGTTTATGGGACAATTAGATGGAAACTTAAAATAGACTATTTAATACAAAAATTTTCAAAAATACCTTTAAACAAAATAGACATTTGGGCATTAAATTCAATTAGAATTGCTATCTATCAAATATTTTTTCTTGATAAGGTTCCACATTTTGCTGCAGTCAATGAATCCGTTGAATTGTCAAAGCTCAAAGATAAAAAGTTATCAGGCTTTGTCAACGGTGTATTAAGAAGCGTTCTAAGAAATAAAGAAGTATTTGATAAGATAGAAGTGAAAGATGAAATAACAAAATTGTCGATAGAATATTCTCATCCCGAGTGGTTTATAAAACACTTTATGAAACAATTCAATGGTGATTTTTTAAAGGACCTTATGGCAGCGAACAATGGTTCACCAAATTTGACGATTAGAGTAAACACATTAAAGTGCACAAGGGATGAACTGGTTGAAAAACTAAATAACAGGGGAATAGACGTAAAATATGGTATATTAGACGATGCTCTAATTATCAATGAAGTGTTCCAGCTCGATAAGCTTGAAGAATTTAATAAAGGTCTATTCTTTATTCAGGATATTAGTTCAATGCTTGTTGCACATATTTTAAATCCGAGGTCCGGTGAAACAATACTTGATATGTGTGCTGCGCCAGGAGGTAAAACTACTCACTTGGCGCAGTTTATGAAAAATAAGGGTAAAATTTATGCATTTGATATTTATGAACATAAATTGCAACTCATAAACGAGAATGCCAAAAGGTTGGGCATCAACATAATTGAGCCTTTATTAAAGGATGCATCTATTTTTAATGAAGAATATATTGAAAAATTCGATAAAATATTGTTAGATGCTCCTTGTTCAGGATTAGGTCTTATTAGAAAAAAACCAGAAATTAGGTGGAATATAAATTTGAGCGATATATTGGAATTGACGAAAATACAACAAATTTTGCTTGAAAATGCTTCTAGATATCTAAGAATAGGTGGAGAGATGACATACAGCACATGCACAATTTCAAAAGAGGAAAATGAAGATATAATAAATAGCTTTTTGAGTAGAAACAGTAATTTTGAATTATGCGATATAACAAATTCTGTCCCTGAGAAGATGAAAAGTTGTGTTTATAATACAGGTATGATCAGACTGTTTCCTAATGAATTTGATACTGATGGATTTTTTATTGCAAAATTAAAAAGGAAATGGTGA
- a CDS encoding DAK2 domain-containing protein: MKQSYIDGQLLKDLFINGAYELEKNKELVNSLNVFPVPDGDTGTNMSATILSAVSELEKIKNITVRNVCDAIAMGSLMGARGNSGVILSQLLRGFAKYLKDKEKISTNDFAMALKEGVTTAYKAVMKPTEGTILTVARETADKAIEIAKKENDFEVFMKRIYEHSNISLNKTPEMLPVLKQAGVVDAGGKGLALIYYGYYKMLIGEVNTKESLNIEKVKEIKYDEIDTSEIKFAYCTEFFIKTKNGDPDKFRDIITKYGDSIVSVGTEELIKVHIHTNNPGIVLEEGLKIGELIKIKIDNMKEQHRSIVEEDVDIEKDKEDNEEKEYGFVAISFGEGFKQIFEELGVDEIIEGGQTMNPSTQDILNSINKINAKNIFIYPNNKNIILAAEQAKDLSNKNVIVIPTKSIPQGITAMLNFNPEANAKENEEEMAKAMLRVKTGQVTFAVRDTVMNDVEVKEGNIIGIFNGKLINAGKDINETTKQLIDAMLDDDTELVSIFYGNDLKEEDAQEIQYYFEEKYPDIDFSLNYGGQPIYYYIISAE; this comes from the coding sequence TTGAAACAATCATACATTGATGGACAATTACTTAAAGATTTATTTATTAACGGAGCATACGAGCTTGAAAAAAATAAGGAATTGGTTAATTCATTAAACGTTTTTCCAGTTCCAGATGGCGATACAGGAACTAATATGTCGGCTACAATACTATCAGCTGTAAGCGAACTAGAGAAAATAAAAAATATTACAGTAAGAAATGTATGTGATGCTATAGCTATGGGTTCGCTTATGGGTGCAAGAGGAAACTCAGGTGTTATACTTTCACAGCTATTAAGAGGCTTTGCTAAATATTTAAAGGATAAAGAAAAAATAAGCACAAATGATTTTGCAATGGCTCTAAAGGAAGGCGTTACAACAGCTTATAAAGCGGTAATGAAGCCTACTGAAGGGACAATTCTCACAGTAGCAAGAGAAACTGCAGACAAAGCCATTGAAATTGCAAAAAAGGAAAATGACTTTGAAGTGTTCATGAAAAGGATTTATGAGCATTCTAATATATCATTAAATAAAACCCCTGAAATGCTACCTGTATTAAAACAAGCAGGTGTTGTTGATGCTGGTGGAAAAGGATTAGCTTTGATTTATTATGGTTACTATAAAATGTTAATTGGCGAGGTAAATACAAAAGAAAGCCTAAATATTGAAAAGGTAAAAGAAATTAAGTATGATGAGATTGATACTTCAGAAATAAAATTTGCATATTGCACAGAATTCTTTATTAAAACTAAAAATGGAGACCCTGATAAATTTAGAGATATTATCACGAAATACGGTGATTCAATAGTTTCTGTTGGAACTGAAGAATTAATAAAGGTTCATATTCATACTAATAACCCTGGAATCGTTCTTGAGGAAGGATTGAAAATTGGAGAACTAATAAAGATAAAAATCGATAATATGAAAGAACAACATCGAAGCATAGTTGAAGAGGACGTAGATATAGAAAAAGATAAAGAGGACAATGAAGAAAAAGAATATGGATTTGTGGCTATAAGCTTTGGAGAAGGATTTAAGCAAATATTTGAAGAATTGGGCGTTGATGAGATAATTGAAGGCGGGCAAACTATGAATCCAAGCACACAGGATATATTGAATTCAATTAATAAAATTAATGCTAAAAATATTTTTATATATCCAAATAACAAGAATATAATTTTAGCAGCTGAGCAGGCAAAAGATTTAAGCAATAAGAATGTTATTGTAATACCAACAAAAAGTATTCCTCAAGGTATAACTGCGATGCTCAACTTTAATCCAGAAGCAAATGCAAAAGAAAATGAAGAGGAAATGGCAAAAGCAATGTTAAGGGTAAAAACAGGTCAAGTAACATTTGCTGTAAGAGACACTGTTATGAACGATGTAGAAGTAAAAGAAGGAAATATTATAGGGATTTTCAATGGAAAATTAATAAATGCAGGGAAAGATATAAATGAAACAACAAAACAATTAATAGATGCTATGCTCGACGATGATACTGAGCTTGTTTCAATATTCTACGGCAATGATTTAAAGGAAGAAGATGCGCAAGAAATACAATATTACTTTGAAGAAAAATATCCTGATATTGATTTTAGCTTAAATTACGGTGGACAGCCAATATATTATTATATAATTTCAGCAGAATGA
- a CDS encoding thiamine diphosphokinase, protein MKKAVVFNYGKLDNLQLIKNELKNTDYIFCADGGANYVYEIGLVPDFLIGDFDSINMDVLSEFQNKGINIIQYPQEKDFTDTELCINKAIEMGCSVICIIGGVGGRIDHTLANLNILHYINTKGAKGYFVTDEFNIYLVSNEIELIGSKGDLISIIPIFNDAKGLSTKGLKYGLENSTIEFGKPLGISNIMVENRCEIKIKKGEVLVFKQNKIVSNER, encoded by the coding sequence ATGAAAAAGGCTGTTGTTTTTAATTATGGTAAACTAGATAATTTACAGTTAATTAAAAATGAATTAAAGAATACAGACTATATATTTTGTGCCGATGGAGGGGCTAATTATGTTTATGAAATTGGATTAGTCCCTGATTTTTTGATTGGTGACTTTGATTCAATTAATATGGATGTTTTATCTGAATTTCAAAACAAGGGAATAAATATTATTCAATATCCTCAGGAAAAGGATTTTACAGATACTGAACTTTGTATAAACAAGGCAATTGAAATGGGATGCAGCGTGATTTGCATAATAGGGGGAGTTGGTGGAAGGATAGACCATACTTTAGCAAATCTAAACATTTTGCATTATATTAATACTAAAGGAGCAAAGGGGTATTTTGTTACAGATGAATTTAATATTTATCTAGTAAGCAATGAAATTGAATTAATAGGGAGCAAAGGGGATTTGATTTCTATAATACCAATTTTTAATGACGCAAAAGGACTATCAACAAAAGGTCTTAAATATGGACTAGAAAATTCTACGATAGAATTTGGAAAACCTTTAGGAATTTCTAATATAATGGTAGAAAATAGGTGTGAAATAAAAATTAAAAAAGGAGAAGTGTTAGTATTTAAGCAAAATAAAATTGTGTCAAATGAGCGTTAA
- a CDS encoding Asp23/Gls24 family envelope stress response protein, giving the protein MSVKVYNEYGYIEFTDELLAKLAGAATTECYGVVGMASKRATDGIWELLKKEQLNKGVKVSVSNDEIIVDLFIIVEYGTKIPVIAENIKQKVKYAIENFTGIKVSKVNVYVQDIRV; this is encoded by the coding sequence ATGTCTGTAAAAGTTTATAACGAGTATGGCTATATTGAGTTCACGGATGAATTATTGGCGAAACTTGCTGGCGCTGCAACTACTGAATGCTATGGAGTAGTTGGAATGGCATCAAAAAGAGCTACTGATGGCATCTGGGAATTATTAAAAAAAGAACAATTAAATAAAGGTGTTAAAGTTTCTGTTAGCAATGATGAAATTATAGTTGATTTGTTTATCATCGTTGAATATGGAACCAAGATACCTGTTATCGCTGAAAACATCAAACAAAAAGTTAAATACGCTATTGAGAACTTTACAGGTATAAAAGTTTCAAAAGTAAATGTTTATGTCCAGGACATAAGAGTTTGA
- the rpe gene encoding ribulose-phosphate 3-epimerase: MMKLAPSILSADFSKLGEEVKLIEKYGADYVHIDVMDGHFVPNITIGPLVVKSLRKLSNLVFDVHLMIEDPDKYIEQFAKAGSDIITVHAEACIHLNRTINLIKSFGKKAGVAINPATHLNVLDYVLDDIDMILIMSVNPGFGGQKFIDSSIKKINEIKKKIDAERLSIDIEVDGGINLNNVDDVIKAGANVIVAGSAIFESENIKDTIDRFKRFGEKYEKGCCF, from the coding sequence ATGATGAAATTAGCTCCTTCAATTTTGTCAGCTGATTTTAGCAAGCTTGGTGAAGAAGTAAAATTGATTGAAAAATATGGCGCAGATTATGTTCATATTGACGTTATGGATGGCCATTTTGTTCCCAATATAACTATTGGTCCATTAGTAGTTAAATCACTAAGAAAATTAAGCAATTTGGTATTTGATGTTCATTTGATGATAGAAGACCCTGATAAATATATCGAACAGTTTGCTAAAGCAGGTTCAGATATAATAACGGTTCATGCAGAAGCTTGTATACATTTAAATAGGACGATAAACTTAATTAAAAGTTTCGGGAAAAAAGCAGGTGTTGCAATTAATCCTGCTACCCATTTAAATGTTTTAGATTATGTTTTAGATGATATTGATATGATTTTAATCATGAGTGTTAATCCAGGATTTGGTGGGCAAAAATTTATTGATTCTTCGATTAAAAAAATAAATGAAATAAAGAAAAAAATTGATGCTGAGAGGTTGAGCATTGATATTGAAGTTGACGGTGGAATTAATTTAAACAATGTCGACGATGTAATTAAGGCTGGGGCAAATGTAATAGTAGCAGGGTCAGCAATTTTTGAAAGTGAGAATATAAAGGACACAATAGATAGATTTAAAAGATTTGGTGAGAAATATGAAAAAGGCTGTTGTTTTTAA
- the rpmB gene encoding 50S ribosomal protein L28 — MSRKCEICNKGLVFGIQYSHSHRKTNRSWAPNLKKVKVILNGTPKRVYVCTRCLRSGKVQRAL; from the coding sequence ATGTCAAGAAAATGCGAAATATGCAACAAGGGTCTTGTTTTTGGAATTCAATATAGCCATTCACATCGCAAAACAAACAGAAGTTGGGCTCCAAATTTAAAGAAGGTTAAAGTTATATTAAACGGAACTCCAAAAAGAGTTTATGTTTGCACAAGATGCCTTCGTTCAGGAAAAGTTCAAAGAGCATTATAA
- the rsgA gene encoding ribosome small subunit-dependent GTPase A yields MQEGIIIKGIGGFYYVETESKDIFECRARGKFRKKNITPLVGDRVVIEVTDNNSGYIIDIKERRSQLIRPAVSNVDQVVVVFSIKEPYINYTLLDRILVQIEKNKLDTILCFSKSDLVTEEEYNEVSRIYIDAGYKVIKTDVVNNNGIEELKGLLRDKITVFAGPSGVGKSTLFNVLQDKVKMETGEISSKISRGKHTTRHAQLINLEHDSYIVDTPGFSMLDLSHIDEFELMHYFREFKEYLGRCKFSSCLHLNEKGCAIIESVENGLLSRRRYDNYKLFLLEIKNNRRISK; encoded by the coding sequence ATGCAGGAAGGAATTATAATAAAAGGAATAGGTGGATTTTATTATGTCGAAACTGAAAGTAAAGATATATTTGAGTGTAGAGCAAGGGGAAAATTCAGAAAGAAAAATATAACTCCACTTGTAGGTGATAGAGTTGTAATAGAAGTTACTGATAATAATTCTGGGTATATAATAGATATTAAAGAAAGAAGGTCTCAATTGATAAGACCTGCAGTTTCAAACGTTGATCAGGTGGTTGTAGTTTTTTCCATAAAGGAACCTTATATCAATTATACGCTTTTAGATAGAATTTTGGTTCAAATCGAAAAAAATAAATTAGATACGATATTGTGTTTTAGTAAATCAGACCTTGTAACAGAAGAAGAATATAATGAAGTTTCAAGGATTTATATTGATGCTGGTTATAAAGTGATAAAGACAGATGTAGTAAATAACAATGGAATAGAAGAGTTGAAAGGTCTATTGAGAGATAAAATAACAGTTTTTGCAGGACCATCTGGCGTTGGAAAATCAACATTGTTTAATGTATTACAGGATAAAGTTAAAATGGAAACTGGAGAAATTAGTTCAAAAATATCAAGAGGAAAACATACTACACGACATGCTCAATTAATCAATCTGGAGCACGATTCCTATATAGTTGATACTCCTGGATTTTCCATGCTGGATTTATCTCATATCGATGAATTTGAATTGATGCATTATTTTAGGGAATTCAAGGAATATTTAGGTCGGTGTAAATTTTCTTCATGTCTGCACTTGAATGAAAAAGGGTGTGCTATTATTGAAAGTGTAGAAAATGGTTTGTTGAGCAGGAGAAGATATGATAATTATAAATTATTTTTGCTCGAAATAAAAAACAACAGGAGGATTAGCAAATGA
- the rlmN gene encoding 23S rRNA (adenine(2503)-C(2))-methyltransferase RlmN, translated as MNEIRDFSILELENFLEGINEKKFRAKQIFKWIHTGITDFDEMTDLSKNLRQRLKTYFYIENMSIETKAASKDGTVKYLLKLLDGNLIECVLMRYEYGNSICLSTQAGCSMGCSFCASTIGGKVRNLTAGEMLGQILTIMKDQNIKINNIVLMGTGEPLDNFENVIKFLNIVNDPNGINIGMRHITLSTCGLVPEIKRLAELKLQITLAISLHAPNDDIRKNIMPVAKKYGLDELLDACRYYTEMTNRRITFEYALMQGINDSVENAYELARRLDGILCHVNLIPINPIMEREYEKPNKFRIEQFKDVLTSSGINATIRRELGSDIDAACGQLRRRHM; from the coding sequence ATGAATGAAATAAGAGATTTTTCAATTTTAGAACTTGAAAATTTTTTAGAAGGAATAAATGAAAAAAAATTTAGAGCAAAACAGATATTCAAATGGATACATACGGGGATTACTGATTTTGATGAAATGACAGATTTATCAAAAAATTTGAGGCAACGTTTAAAGACATATTTTTATATTGAAAACATGTCTATTGAGACAAAGGCTGCATCAAAAGATGGAACTGTGAAGTATCTATTAAAATTATTAGATGGAAACTTGATCGAATGCGTTTTAATGCGATATGAGTATGGCAATTCTATTTGTTTATCGACTCAGGCTGGCTGTAGTATGGGATGTAGCTTCTGTGCTTCTACAATCGGTGGTAAGGTTAGAAATTTGACAGCGGGAGAAATGCTTGGACAAATACTCACAATAATGAAGGACCAAAATATTAAAATTAATAACATAGTTCTTATGGGAACTGGAGAACCACTTGATAATTTTGAAAATGTAATTAAATTTTTAAATATAGTAAATGACCCTAATGGAATCAATATAGGAATGAGGCATATAACATTATCAACGTGCGGATTAGTTCCTGAAATTAAAAGATTGGCAGAATTAAAGCTTCAAATCACTTTAGCAATTTCACTTCATGCACCTAACGATGATATTCGTAAGAATATAATGCCTGTTGCTAAAAAATATGGTTTAGACGAATTGTTGGATGCTTGCAGATATTATACCGAAATGACAAATAGAAGGATTACTTTTGAATATGCTCTGATGCAAGGAATAAACGATAGCGTTGAAAATGCCTATGAATTAGCTCGAAGGCTTGATGGAATTTTGTGTCATGTTAACCTAATACCTATAAATCCAATTATGGAAAGAGAATATGAAAAACCAAATAAATTTAGAATCGAACAATTTAAAGATGTGCTTACTTCTTCAGGTATAAATGCTACTATAAGAAGAGAATTAGGTTCTGATATTGATGCGGCTTGTGGACAGCTAAGAAGAAGGCATATGTGA
- the pknB gene encoding Stk1 family PASTA domain-containing Ser/Thr kinase, which translates to MNELSGKILNNRYILLDKIGDGGMALVYKAKDSILNRYVAVKILRPEFNSDEDFVSKFKRESMAAASLSHPNIVSIYDVGENDGLNFIVMEFVNGRTLKEYIKERIKLNYQETLRIVYQIALALEHAHKNGVVHRDIKPHNILVTEDNIVKVADFGIARASTTNTVTNTGKVMGSVHYLSPEQARGGFSDHRTDIYSLGVVMYELLTGKPPYDAESPITIALKHIQDEVVEPIKLEPSIPQAVNDIVIKSMEKDMTKRYQTSRELIEDINRANINPNNALIDKRVEFEKTRIISSDVINEELDKSDIRKKRKRKTINVLMTLIILLLIFGASYFAFNKYFVVRDVSVPKLVGLSEENARSLLISNKLNMEIESTQSSDFPEGTVISSIPEEGTLVKENSIVKVIISSGPKTVKVPEIKGFDISYAENILKKYKLEIGSIEKQYSDTVPKGIIMSQSPNTDMEVKEGTSVDIIISDGPEIKVVKVPNIVGMPLEQAKNALKTAGLNLGMIKYGYDPNYEDGDVIMQGVAEDIEVRQGSMIDVIVNKLDDNVQQGQ; encoded by the coding sequence ATGAACGAATTGAGCGGCAAGATATTGAATAATAGATATATACTGCTCGACAAAATTGGAGACGGAGGTATGGCTTTAGTTTATAAGGCTAAAGATTCGATACTAAATAGATATGTTGCTGTTAAAATATTACGTCCAGAGTTTAATTCTGACGAAGATTTCGTTAGCAAGTTTAAAAGGGAATCCATGGCTGCTGCGAGTTTATCCCATCCTAATATTGTAAGCATTTATGATGTTGGCGAAAATGATGGTTTAAACTTTATTGTAATGGAGTTTGTTAATGGTAGAACTTTAAAGGAATATATTAAAGAGAGAATTAAACTAAACTATCAGGAAACATTAAGGATTGTTTACCAGATAGCCCTTGCCCTTGAACATGCTCACAAAAATGGAGTTGTTCACAGGGATATTAAGCCCCATAATATTTTAGTTACTGAAGATAATATTGTAAAAGTCGCAGATTTTGGGATAGCAAGAGCTTCAACCACGAATACAGTAACTAATACTGGAAAAGTAATGGGGTCTGTCCATTATCTTTCGCCAGAACAGGCCAGGGGAGGATTCAGTGACCACAGGACCGATATATATTCATTAGGTGTTGTGATGTATGAACTGTTAACTGGGAAGCCACCTTATGATGCTGAAAGTCCTATAACTATTGCGTTGAAACACATACAGGACGAAGTAGTTGAACCTATAAAGTTGGAACCATCAATTCCACAAGCTGTAAATGATATTGTAATAAAATCAATGGAAAAGGATATGACCAAAAGATATCAGACTTCAAGGGAATTGATAGAGGACATAAATAGGGCAAATATCAATCCTAATAACGCTTTGATAGATAAAAGAGTTGAATTTGAAAAAACAAGAATAATATCATCTGATGTTATAAATGAAGAATTAGATAAAAGTGATATTAGGAAAAAAAGAAAAAGAAAAACAATAAATGTTTTAATGACTCTTATTATACTGCTATTGATTTTTGGAGCGAGTTATTTTGCGTTTAATAAATATTTTGTAGTGAGGGATGTTTCTGTTCCTAAATTAGTTGGATTATCAGAAGAAAATGCCAGGAGCTTACTTATAAGCAATAAACTTAATATGGAAATAGAATCCACACAAAGCAGTGACTTTCCAGAAGGAACAGTTATTTCTTCTATTCCAGAGGAAGGAACACTTGTTAAGGAAAATTCAATAGTAAAAGTAATAATAAGTTCAGGACCAAAAACAGTCAAGGTTCCAGAAATTAAAGGATTTGATATAAGCTATGCTGAGAATATATTAAAAAAATACAAGTTGGAAATAGGCTCTATTGAAAAACAATATAGCGATACAGTTCCAAAAGGTATAATTATGAGTCAATCTCCTAATACTGATATGGAAGTTAAAGAAGGAACTTCAGTGGATATAATAATTAGTGATGGGCCAGAGATAAAAGTTGTTAAGGTTCCTAATATAGTTGGTATGCCACTTGAGCAGGCTAAGAATGCATTAAAAACCGCTGGGCTGAATTTAGGTATGATTAAATATGGATATGATCCAAACTACGAAGATGGAGATGTAATAATGCAGGGAGTAGCAGAAGATATAGAAGTAAGACAAGGAAGTATGATCGATGTTATTGTTAATAAACTAGATGATAATGTTCAACAAGGACAATAA
- a CDS encoding Stp1/IreP family PP2C-type Ser/Thr phosphatase — protein sequence MYIKCKTDIGKSRELNEDYVITLISNNYSFIAVADGMGGHNAGEVASSIAATTVREFVFNNFYNYEDKEELIRDAMVLANKKVFEKSQKLQNLKGMGTTLTCCLLIKDRAYVGHVGDSRAYLINEIGITKLTEDHSYVQQLVKNGTITETEAENHPQKNLITRAVGVEENVIVDTFFIDINPNDIILICSDGLTSYLTKEEIYQIVTEKKEDAVEDLIDLANSRGGFDNISVVIARKEDGR from the coding sequence GTGTATATTAAATGTAAAACCGATATTGGGAAATCAAGAGAATTAAACGAAGATTATGTAATTACTCTAATTTCGAACAATTATTCTTTTATCGCTGTAGCAGATGGGATGGGAGGGCATAATGCTGGTGAAGTAGCAAGCAGTATTGCAGCAACAACAGTCAGAGAATTTGTTTTTAATAACTTTTATAATTATGAAGATAAAGAAGAATTGATTAGAGATGCTATGGTTTTAGCAAACAAAAAAGTATTTGAAAAGTCCCAAAAACTACAGAATTTAAAGGGAATGGGAACGACGCTGACCTGTTGTCTTCTTATAAAGGATAGGGCTTATGTAGGACATGTAGGTGACAGCCGAGCATATTTAATCAATGAAATAGGGATAACTAAATTAACTGAGGACCATTCGTATGTTCAACAACTTGTTAAAAATGGAACTATAACAGAAACTGAAGCAGAAAATCACCCTCAGAAAAACCTGATAACCAGAGCAGTTGGAGTAGAAGAAAACGTTATTGTTGATACATTCTTTATAGATATTAATCCTAATGACATCATACTTATCTGTTCCGATGGATTGACTTCATACCTAACTAAGGAAGAAATATACCAAATAGTAACAGAGAAAAAAGAAGACGCAGTAGAGGATTTGATTGATTTAGCTAATTCACGCGGAGGATTTGACAACATTTCAGTGGTTATTGCAAGGAAGGAGGATGGGAGATGA